The following is a genomic window from Leptidea sinapis chromosome 1, ilLepSina1.1, whole genome shotgun sequence.
AACACCATATTATTTAGCACCGGAACTCTGCGAAGGTGAGCCATATGACACGAAGAGCGATGTGTGGGCGCTAGGCTGCTTGCTATATGAAATGTGCACACATAAAAGAGCTTTTGATGCTGAAGTTAGTAATCTTTCCATTTGCTTACGATTACCTAAAAGTCCAATTCAATCACGGagatacaatacaataatacgTGGGGCGTTCAGAAAGTTTtgagaaactaaaaaaaataccctatacgaataaaataattttattaaaccttTTCAATGAACTCTCAACCAGCTTCATTACAAATTCGTTGCGTCTAAACCAGTTTTCGAAACACTTATTCCAGTGTGCCGCAGACACCTCTCCTACGGCCTTCTCGATCGCTGTTAGAGCATCTTTCGGCGATGAAAACTGGATCCctttcagtttattttttattttaattaataaaaagtctTCACTCGGAGCTAGATGAAGACAGCAAGTAGGTGATCCGGGACTTTGACCGGTGTGGTGTCCTGAAAGTCCCTTGTTTTAAGCGTAAAGTGCACGAGCGCGTTGTCGTGGTGAAACAATAGCCCGCGGAACCCGCAATTCGGTCGCATGTGGCTCATGGCGGTGAAAACTTCAAGCAGGCATTTTGTAGTATATATACCATTCGGCGTTAATGCAGTTTTGATTTCGTAATGGAATCGACAATACAGGGCCACAATGAAGAAACTAGCGCTCTTCCATCGCTTCACTTTGGTAGCCGTGGGTTCGTTTTTAAACAGCCAAACTGTCGACTGACGCTTAGTTTCGGGATCGCATTGATAGTGATCAGTGTCGTAAACGCGCCGAGACAAGCCTCCAAATTTATTGTTGTCACGCCACCATTCCACACGGGTCATCTTCTAAGCTACGGGGAGTTTGTGCGGCACCCAGTGCAAAATTATCCCCCTCTTGCGAAAGTGCTCGTGTAGAATCTTGTGAACGCTTTGCGATCCAATCTGCAATATATGCTGCAAACTTCTTCGTATGTAATACGTTTGTTTTATAGAATTAAGTTTTTCACAGCTAGCACATTTTCCTCGGTAACAGCCGTTGAAGGACGACCATTTCTTTTTCATCCCCCAACAAACAAAGACGACCGCGCTTTAATTCATTATGCCAACGGTAACTAGATAATAACAATAACGGTAATAAAATAGATGGTTGCTTTAGAATGGCCTTCATCCATAAACACCATTTGAAGTCGATCAAATGACTCGTCTGGTTTAAGGCCCAATTTGAAGTCATAAAAAAGCATCGCACGAAAATGTTCCTAACGCAGATCCATTTTTCAAAGAGACACGATAATTCATTACAGCTCTCAAAGAAATATGGAGGGATATTTGAAATTCGAGCGATGGTATTTTTACTCGTAAATaatcacatatttttaaataattacagttaTGAGCTATACTCAGAGTGACCCTGCGAGAtccaatcagaaatgaggacatccgtaggagaaccagtcATCGACATAGTccgatggttgcgaaactgaagtggcagtgggcagggcacacagcTCGACGGACAGGTGGCTGTTAGGGCATtagagtcctcgaatggcgtccacgtaccggaaagcgtagtgttggtaggacccccCTAcaatggatcgacgatctggtcaagatcgccagaatagactggatgagggcagcgcaggaccgatcgtcatggcgatctttgggggatgcctttatctagtagtggacgtcttccagctgatgtgATGCTGATAATGAGGCcttatttaaaaactttttttcataaaactttcTGAGCGGCCTGGTAATTGTGATTACTTAAACTAAGTAccatcttatattttttttaatattaattatattttcagacaTTAGTTGGTTTAGTGAAAGCAATCACTAGTGGAAGTGTGCATCCAATTGACTTGAATGTATATGACCGGGGTATTCAAGATGTGATTGACTCAATGTTATCTGTACTACCAGCTAAGCGACCTTCCATCAAACAACTTATGGGTcgaaacattttattatttatgtcatACACAGTATTTCTAAACGCAGGGGACGAAGATTTTATGAATAAGTTTCTAGaagaaataatacaataatttaggATTCTGGATTTTTTGTATAACTATAttgacataattttaaaataatatttaaactactgtcttacagatatttaaatgattatgcaacattagattatattatatgaaatggaattatttttgtatgtgtttaaaataaaaatcataaatatattgaaaaactttatttaataaatgcaGGCTTTGAAATGAAGTTGGAATTATGAATAATTCTACAGTTGTTTCTCTTTGTATAGTATCTTTTCTTTCACTCGCATTATAATCTGAAGGTCTGTTCGATTCagcaaaataaatgaaaaaacaaaGTATCTATCTGTTCTTACAGCTAATATCCGGGACTAGCAATTCCCTATTGACCATTAGATTGATTGGTATCCATTGCCTCATCTTCATCTTCTGAAATAATAGGAtcagataattaataaaaaagcatgttattgtacataatatgtaggtcaaaattaccaaatattttaaagatcTAACTGAGAAAAAGGAGTTCATGAGCCTTATAATGCAAGAATCACCAccattaaaaattcaaatatttttattcaaaataggatgtgacatcgcttattgaaagtcaaaaaactaccacccattccaaaatgaatgcctcagacctgagaagaatgagcgcaacaaactcagcgggcttttttttttcatcgaataaatatgtttacaaagtaatattgtacaattaaacttattatttaatggcctgagggcggtcactccattcccaagctgtcgtatcattaagaaagtcatttatgttatagtaacctttaccacacaaacattttttaacaataattatatcactGTTTAATCATCACCAACACATGGAAATGATTGATTCAAACAAGTATGTTGAAATTACAATCATCAGTCTCACACAACACAGAGCAATCTGATTGTTGATTGGACtagttttcatattatatctTAGGTTGATGTGTAGAGTGTCACAGCCCAGACAACTTCAGGTGGATCAGTGGAACAGATGGATGGCTTTTATGAGACTTGGTCCCCACAATTTATATGGCTCTATGATTATTGATATTAAGTTTTAAGCAGATCAGTAGATAGTCCATATCATGTAGCTAATTGGCCAACAGTCAACCAATTTCATCACTAATATTCACCAATACATTGATGTGTTTTGTATTGcctagtaaatattaaaaactgtAAACTTTTCATGGCATTAAATCTGCAATAACTGTGTGGGTGATATGTTTCTCTAATGTCATCTCTGTAATCACATTTACTGCATACACTTCATTAGCTGCTgagtaattttataaatatattattcaactaataataatattcaatctaattctaattagcaataaaataaagcattatTTGAATGtatcattaaaacaattaaaccCAGTTGCCAAAATGTACAGACCAATCATCACACaaataaaagataattaaataattcagtGTGAAGGATACACAAATTTTTAGtatattctttataataattatgacagttctttaaatttacatttgcATCATGGATTATAGAAGCAattattatataggtatttagACAATTGATAGCAAACtgaagatttatatatatatatatatatatatatatatattagtgcagtttgtttattttagctCAACTAGGTCCAATAATTGTCTGTCACatatatatcattaaaaaattaatagaaataataataaaaatatcttacgCAGTCCATTCTGTGTGCTTTGAGCCTGCAAGGGTTTTTGCCCAGGAATCTGCCCAGCTTGCAACATTCTTGTTAACCTTTCAACCTCTTGCAATGAAGTAGCATTTTTAATGGCATCTCTGACCTTATGTATTTCTTGTGGCGTAagatctatataaatatataaaaattatgcaTGAGTATGATTGTAACATTAATGTGAttaatcattataatttataagattATTTCATGGGATTAAAATGTAGTCTCTCTTTACATCATAATATGGTTCATAGATTTCatgcaaattaaattatgacaatggtcaaagtattaaaatagatcCAAACACAAACAAACAATATACAATTGACACAGAATGTTTGTGTCATATctccaataaaattaaaaagctgAAGCATGGCTGATGGTCAAATAATTGATTTGATGTACcctatcaaataaataaattacttgtaAGTAACCTTTCAACACCCTCTATAGTTCACAAAAAATTTTCATGTGCACCTATTTGGTGCAAATACATTCCACATTTATATCTCAGAGATGCTATTTTTGATACTATTTGCAGTAACACCTAAGTAAACTAGAAGTTTAACTATGGGGATACATGTCATAATTTATGAACTTGTGCACACCacaaaaaagtttaaaagtttCTTGGTACATGGAAGGAAATAACTGCCTTGAGCAccattattttcttataatggGAAGTAACGAGACACCAGGATAGGCAAGAGATTACCATGTAAGTGATAGGCCCTGTCCACTACAACTGGCTTCATTAAAATTTCTTAGCGTCTTAGCACCACCTTGATTGGACTAcaccaccttgagacacaaATAAATGCTCACACACTACAGTTTGAAGGCAAAAAGGCATCATGTGCAATGGATAACATACTTGCCAAATGAAATCTACACAAACATGGTGTCAGTATGGTGTCTGAATTTGTTTTATGTATAATGGTAGCAGCAATAATGTAAAAGATCATCAGAACTTAAAATACAGTACAGAAGAACACTCAATGAAACAATGTATCTAATCAAAGACAATGCTTAAATTCAATCCAAAATTCTAACAgataatgaaaattatttttacttgtaACTTTTGAATCTGGAATGGTTCCACCGGGCACAAAGGTTTTTGCCTTTCTTGTGATTTCTTTTTGCATTTCTTTCCCTTTTTTGCTTTTGAACAGAGAAAGAGCCTCCTCTCTTtctttttgtttgatttttctAAAATCTAACAGCCTTAACTCTGGTAACTTAAATGCTACATATGCCctggaattaaaattaaagtattgtAGTTATAGACTGATTCACGTCAATAGTATAATTTAAAGTACATGTTTACTTGtaacaacaaaatatttctactttttggatatgaattatataaatacCTGTAATGCTGCTTATTTGCTACTGGGTTGTGCATTAGAGACAATGATTTAAGTTTAGGCAATGTAGCTAATGGATCTAGGTCCCCCAATTCcgaaatattgttattagtcaAAACTAATGTATCGAGATTTGGTATATATTGCTCTAAATTTTCACCCAGACGTCTGTAAAATGAACATTGATTATTCGAAATCAGATTTCAAATATCGAAATATACATTAACACACTAActtcttaaatttattatattaataatatattatttttcgcTTACACAATCCTGTTATTGTTGAAAAATAGACACTTTAATCGCTTAAGTAAAGGAAATCCATCTAGTTTTCTAATATCATTATCAGAAAAATCAATTGTATCGAACTGATCTAAAGTCGCCCCCATATTTTCAATTTGAGGAATTTTGTAgcctaaaacaaataaatagcaTATATGTGATAATAGCGAGGCACAACCCAATGTTCACAACaatcacaaaaaaaactaacctcTAAGATCCAATTCTCGATCTCTACAGGGGTTCATATATTGCATGGAACTCTGTATCAATTCTATAGTTAGTTTCACCATTTTGCTATGGAAATGTAATGAATATTtcctgattattatttatttgcattaaacCGATTAATCATAAATGTCTGTTAAATGTAACATTTGCCTATTTGTTTCATAAaacaccaaagagaatttaaacactatgcCGATTAACGAATGACGGTTTACCGTCGCGGGATCGGAGCCGTCACTCAGCGTCGCGTGCACAGAACACTATTACTCTAATGGAGGTATAGACAAACCGTTACGTAATACCGCATAGACAGAAAATATTGATGTTGATGAAAAAATGAATGCTTATCACCTCTCAAAAATATATCTCACTAATACTTATGTCTGGgcacttaaaaattataacaataatataaaaattctcataaaatataaatacaaatattttttgtacagaattattatttcaaattacagAATTCTGTATGTTTACACGGTGAAACTTTATGGGtaatgggtatactatgctttgaaccagacattctttaggtcatctctaatgactatgtgtAGTCAAAAATGAAgcagcattatattttaatacaatatttaaagtgctacgttttcgcaaaaactatgcatCCCGCAGCCCTTATCTGCTGTTTTtatgaacaatttttttcttttcctaaaacaattgaataacatagatgtgacataatatcagataatggttaaatgcctactattcattgcagctgtgagGCAATTTatgttctcattttgccatgaagacgaagttattttgtatgtgcattttctttagctgacattgataatcattctaaatttgtattcaCTTTAGTTATGTaattatccaataaagataggTAATTCTAATCCAATTATGAAACTATGTAATGCATACATTTAGGTTAAAAATATCGGCCTGTCTGCGTACTAATACTCTTTTAATTTTGCGCTATTAATCATGATGTTTACTGCTCTGAGATTAGAGAATGTGAGAAGGACATTATCCCATCACAATCAAGCAATATTGCTCAAAAGATGCCGACTGCCGTCATAAACGAAACTGCTTATAAAGGCGTATAATTTTCTTCAGTATTTTTGTCCCAGATCCGGGAAAAGGACCATTCTATTTGTGAATGTGGCCTTGAGGAAGGtactcttgaacatattttttctaTGGCCCTAAAATGTCAATTCCTTTAAGTATATGACCTTCTACCgaaggatatccctcgccccatcaacattccttttcttcttactttatgccattcccctttcataaagattctttactaatttatttcccgcaataatattaaattgtaatttctatctTATACTTTCTACacttctattaggcacatattcccacttacattcacacatatCTCTCTTAAAtttagattagatactaacaaggtagttaatattatagGTGTTTATTATTAACCGTACTAAttcttgttgcctattcttcagttcacaaaaaaaaaccactgctatatcaaccgatcatttccttttaatcagctctttatatacctcaaccagctaaattaaaataaaaaatctctccaccttgacgttggccgaatcgtctatattcagtcgacggagccattCAATGTAATACAAAAGGCATATAATTCACAAtgcaccatttttaattcaagatatttttgttattgtggAAATAAAATGAGttcacatttttgataagttattagGTACCTAAAGTATTTCAATGTAAAGTTCAAAGgataatttgaaattttcttaagctgacattgaaaataattccaaatttgtattTGTACATTATGCGCACCGCAACGGcactatttctgcggtgaagcagaaatttataagcattattgtgtttcgttctgacgGGTGCTGTAGCTGGTgtaattacagggcaaatgaaccttaacatcttatgtctcaaagtgacgagcgcaattgtagttccacacagcgtttttgggtttttctaaaCTCTTCatcagcactgcattgtaatgggcagggcgtatcaattaccatccgctgacCATCCGCTCACCATCCAGCGTCTCGTCCAttcttaacacaaaaaaaattattatacaataaatatagttctaatAGGATcttaagaaattgttcttcacgtATAACTGTAGTCAAAAATGGATGtctttgaccatcctcgtattaataatagatagATAGGTAGTTATTCCATTCCCGGGCCGAGCAAAAAGCATTGGGTGTTTCGTAAGAAATTTCTTAGTAGCACCCTGGAGCTTAGAAATGTGGAGGCTCGCCCTCTATTAAGTGGGGATAGGGTTGGTTGGGGTTAACTTTTAGGTAAAGCtccgtatttatttattatcaaccGAAAAAGATATCAAATAAGCAGTAGTTTTATGTcgaattttaaatatgatacataatattcagatttttttaccaagtttttcttaaaatgtttctttgttattagtaatttaaattattgggttacatgtattgttttttgtgtaattttatttttaagctatgaatattgtttcataattatatttatgtgcacaattttaattttgttcataattttattttatttctgttcacaatttaatttttgtttgtttaaatttgatttattatgtttacttgCGTAGCAACTAACCCATAGGCGTCTGCAGAATACCAGCGTTGTGGGTAGTTTCACAACTTTTAGCTGAGCAGACGACCTTTTCGTTCAAAGTTTATGTCTAtgtatatgattattatttttgtatttgtaaatatgtttttgaaccaaataaatatattttcttttctctTCTTTCTGTCTAAAGGGGCGGGCGGAGACTACTTCTAgagtgtcaatattctaagcTCCAAGCCGTAGTCTAAGCTCCAAGCTGTGATCTGTGTTTTAGCAGCTGACAGCTACACTGAGTAATTAATACATCTCCATGAAGTagtgacataaaaataataaaccacCAAACCAAATCGATAAGTAATaagtttaaaagtttattaaccATCCCATCCCCGTTCGGATGGGACAATagtttaaaagttaatttaccCTTTTTGGAtaactatttttcaaaattactagtaaatttaattactttaatcATAATGGGGCAGATTATGGGATCTTACAAAGCCCGTGATGTAGACCTTTACATGGGTGATAATCATCAAGCTGGATTTAACATTGAAAGACAACAACGAGGTAAATAGGGTAATAGATCAGTTTCAATAAGTTTGTGTTATGTGTCCATCTAAATTacctattattttttcataattgt
Proteins encoded in this region:
- the LOC126969812 gene encoding U2 small nuclear ribonucleoprotein A', whose amino-acid sequence is MVKLTIELIQSSMQYMNPCRDRELDLRGYKIPQIENMGATLDQFDTIDFSDNDIRKLDGFPLLKRLKCLFFNNNRIVRLGENLEQYIPNLDTLVLTNNNISELGDLDPLATLPKLKSLSLMHNPVANKQHYRAYVAFKLPELRLLDFRKIKQKEREEALSLFKSKKGKEMQKEITRKAKTFVPGGTIPDSKVTNLTPQEIHKVRDAIKNATSLQEVERLTRMLQAGQIPGQKPLQAQSTQNGLQDEDEAMDTNQSNGQ